CTTATGGAAGAACCAATCTCAGAGAACACTTTCTTTGCCACACTCTGTATCAGATTGACCTGATGCTCTAGCTCCTGCAAGTTAACATTTAGAACCTGCCTTTACCTCAATATGGAAATGCTGCAAACTGTCTACTGTTTGCATTGTATGATGAGTACAACCTTGAAATGAATTTTCACCGCTGTTGATGCATGATGAACTGTAATTGCTTTGGGTTGGAATGTTGTAGAAATATTAAGTAATAGGTAATTGAAGAACTTATACCTGAGGTGTTCCAACGAGCGGAACCATTATCTCGGGATGGACCGTGATGCCCTCCTTGCTTACCAAGAGCGAAGCCTCAAATATAGCTCGTGCCTGCATCTCCGTCAATTCAGGGCATGATATTCCAAGCCTGTACACACACGGTTAGCACTTTGCATAAATCATGATAATGATCTGCCCATGTTGTACCCAATATCTCAAGTCACTTTGTCAGGCAACCATTTTGGCATCTTAGCTTGAGAATGTAACGAATAAATGGCCTTAATCCTGTTCTAGACATGGATTTTTCCCTCTGAAAACATTGTTGTAAAAGCTGCAAGAGACGAGTATACTAAGGGGCAGATTGGATGCCTTAGTTGGTATCTGTCAAAAGTGAGCAGGATAAAATAAGAAGAAGCATTTCTGGTTCTTTCTCTGggatttctatggaaaaatgcCATTCAATACGGCAGGTACAAATCATAgtgcaaaattgaaagaacGTTAAGTGAGTCTGATTAAATTAACTGTCAAAACTGAATTCTATATCATCTTAGAGCATCACAGATGATCACGCGAATGTACTCTCTGGATGTACCACAAACCTGCAGCCTCTAAGACCAAGCATTGGGTTAACTTCGGACAATTTCTCGATCTTTGACAGGATTTCTTCCTGACTAACACCAGTCTCCGCTGTCAATTCACTGACGATATCCTCAATGTGGCCTTCAGGGAGGAACTCATGAAGTGGTGGGTCTAAAGACGAATCGTCACAGGAAGACctgaagttgagaaaattaTGTTGCAAATGTCAAAAAAACTCATGAGTAACTGTCCAACAAAAGAGTAGCTTCTTGCATCAAATTGCTTGATTGATGATCAGAAAAAGAACGGTACCATCCATTGCACGGAAAATTCCCCCAAAATCTGATCGCTGAAAAGGAAGCAACAAGTTCAGTGCTGCTTTCCTCTGTTCAGGCGTTACAGCCATGATCATCTTTCTCATAACCTTTATCCTCTCTTCAGAAGCGAAAAACTGATCGAACAGAAAAGTATGCAAATCGACTGCTTTAGCCAGATAATGTCGCAGAAAATCGAGCAATTGTATGGACTATAGTGCGTTAGCAAACTAAATACCATGTGCTCAGTTCTGCAAAGTCCAATTCCCTGAGCACCATTTTTCCTTGCTGTTGCAGCATCCTCAGGAGTGTCAGCATTAGCCATGACCTTGCAAGCATCATACCAATGTACATTTTAGAACTGATTTCATGTTGAAAGCACAAAATCAACAGAATGCTCTCTCCATTTAACGTTTAAGGAAGCACCTTGAGATGCCTCATTTCATCAGCCCATGACATAAAGGTCTCAAGATCTCTGCTCAAAGCTGGGGGAGAGAGAAGTTGTTTTCCCAGTATCACTTCACCTGTTGACCCATTGAGCGAAATCCATTCTCCTTCTTTGATTACCAGGTCACCTATCACAAGTATCtgcaaatgaaattttcttcattGTTCGCTACATGAATTCCTCCTTTTCAATATTCCCCAAAGGTTACTGCATTGTACCTTCCCAATGTCATCGACCCGCAAATCTGAGCATCCAGAGATACAACACTTTCCCCAACCACGCGCCACGACAGCTGCATGAGATGTCATGCCACCTCTAGCTGTCAAAATACCAGCAGCAGCATGCATTCCTCCAACATCCTCTGGACTAGTCTCTGTCCTTACCTTTTGCATATAACAGAACAAATGGCAATAATGAAATCACAATAAAGGGATAAACAATAATCAGAGATGCATATTTTTATTAGTTCGTATGGATTTTCCGAGAATTTGCAGTTCTAGCCGAAGTGCACCCACTTGACTACATAACATTCCAGTGATCAGATCAACTTGGGAGATAATTCATGACTCTATTGCCCATGACCTGTACTCACGCGACCCACATCATTGCAACAGTCACGGAGAGGATCCTGATTTTGTGTGGCAAGTGCACTGAATATGCTTTGATTTCAAAGATTTCAATGGATTTAGTTTTCTTCTAAGTTATGCATGCTACAATCAGTAATTCAAATTCAACAAATTAGAATAATTGTGCAATGCATCTGTGAACATTAATAAAATCTATAAACTGATCTTCGACATTTCGACATGACATTTGgcatattagattattactcTTAACCGAGCATATGCTCTGCCACAATATCTTATTCAACTCTTATTAACTGAATTTTTCAaccattatgttcttaaagttgAAGGGGACTGTTTATCTCTTAATAACATGAATGTTCTTGCAAATGGCAACAAATACCAGCGACATAAATTTGTGCTCTTATGATCAAGTTGCTTATACATCACTTTTTTACTGAAGAGCTCATAAAATCATGGTTTTGCATTATTCACTTTTATCTACCAATAGAATGGTCGGGACCACATGTTTACAGTGGTGTCTGTATACACAGAGAGCAAGTGAGAGGGAGTACCAAGATGACTTGTTTTCCTTCAGCATGCCACGCTTCAGCATCCTCTGCACTGAAAACAACCTGGCCAACTGCAGCCCCTGGAGATGCAGGCAAACCCCTGGCAACCACTTTGTCCTTGTAAGCAGATGGCTTATCAAACtacagagaagaaagaaaatcttCATCAGTATCGATGCCACATTTCACTATCATTGACCTATAAACCAGTGCatgacagttttttttttttttttacgtgcACGTAGAGTGCAGTCCACCACCATCAGAATACGCAATGAAGATTGAGAGATTCGTGTGCTCTTAGAGGAGACTTTTTCTTGAGGCTTTTTTGCTAGGATGGTTGGCTTGAAGCCCGTGTACAAACCCTTGAAAAAATGTGATATGACTGGTCATAAGACTCATTGCTAGTTATGTGATGTGCGCCAAAACAACACTCCTTGTTTCTTCCTTTAAAATCGCAATTACCACTGGACACTTGACTGTGCTATTTTCATTGATACTCCTGATCCAGTTACGAGCAATGGACTTGGGTCAATGCAATTACCTGTGGATGAAGAAGTTGGTTGAGATGCTGCGATTCCACCATCTTGATTGCAGTATGCTTATCAATTAGCCCTTCTTTAACCATGTCTACCGCGATCTTCACAGCACCTGCACCAGTGCGCTTTCCGGTCCGGCACTGCAACATCCACAACTTATTTTCTTGCACAGTGAACTCTATGTCCTGTCAAAGTCAATATTGCACCAGCTCAATATTAGCATCATGCTAATTATGCTGATTCTGCAATAGTTGCACAAAGAATTCAAACAAATCAAGTGAAGAGAACTGGATTGGCAACTTTGATTCGTCACTCTGGATCACATCCGAAAGCAAGGAAAGAAATTCAAGCAAGACCAGAAGATACTGGATGATAGGACTGATCTTGCCATTTCAACGAAGGTCATTTACCATCATATCCTTGTAATGTGCTTCTAGGATTTCACAATTCTCCACCAGCTCATTGTAAGCTTCGGGCAtgcaatttttcatggaatCCAAGTCCTGAGGAGTTCTAATTCCCGCAACCACATCCTCTCCCTAGAGCATATTCAGACAGCAAATCATGAGCCAGTAAAGCTCATTAATGCAGAAATTCAAGCAAAAATTGCATTGAAAACCAGCACTATGACCTGAGCATTGATGAGAAATTCCCCATAGAGTTTCTTGTCACCCGTGCTTGGATTCCTGGTGAAAAGAACACCAGTTCCTGAGGAGTTCCCCATATTACCAAAAACCATGCATTGGATGTTCACAGCAGTTCCCTTTAAACCCATTATCTGATTGATGCTTCGATACTTGATAGCCCTCGGGTTGTCCCACGAATCGAAAACAGCCTTTATAGCCAATTCTAGTTGTGTCTTCGGGTCTGTGAATAAGTTAGAGTAACACAAATGACCAATACGACTTCTTTTCTAAGTTGTTGCAGATAACTTTCATTATCTATTTTCTAAACATTGAATCCAGTGTTGCTAGGTCTTTGTTCAGTACCTGAAGGAAACTCTACGCCTTTAACTCTGGTGTAAATCTTCTTGTACTCTTCCACCAGATCTTTGAGATCAGAGGCTGATAAATCAGTATCATGGTCCACACCTTTTGCGTTCTTCAACATTTCTAGCTTCTCCTCGAATGAGGAGTGAGAAATGCCCAGTACCTTCAGATTGCAGGAAAAACTTATAAATAAGTCGAAgtatttgaaaacaagatggTGAAAGAGTTATTTCCTATCAAGAAAGTACCAATTCAGAGTTTGACCCATTCTGCCTTGTTGTCGAATCATATGGAAAAGAAGCGAACAATCTTACTAATGGTCTGGTTTTATAAGGAACAAAACTGTACAATTTAACTCGACAGATTGTTCTCTAGGTTTTtcctacttttttctttttgtgtacAGAGTTGAAGGAGAATAGTCCACTTACAACATTTCCAAACATGTCTAAGAATCGCCTATACGAGTCATAAGCAAAGCGCTCCCCACTTTTCAGAGCTAAACCAGCCACTACTTCATCATTCAATCCCAGGTTGAGGATAGTGTCCATCATGCCAGGCATAGAGATCTAGTACACATTTCAATGTGAAACAGTCAGTAAACAATGCCTCATGCATCAATATAAACGATCCCAAGCATCCTTTGACATACAATTACTTCAAGAGAAAAAGCTAAGCCATCCAATGCTTGGTGGCTTCAACCTCTTTTCCGGGTTAGTTCAACTGATTAAGGACATAAAAGTTGTGATAGGGTTCTTACAGCAGCACCAGAGCGAACAGAGAGGAGAAGTGGCTTTGAACGGTCACCTAGTGATGCCCCCATTTCCTTCTCAACACGTTCCAAAGCTGTCAAAACCTCATCCCACAATCCATCTGGCAACTTCTTCTCATTCAGCAAGTATTCGCGGCATGCCTCGGTTGATATTGTCAGTCCAGGTGGCACGGACAAGCCAATGCTTGCCATCTCGGCCAAGTTGGCTCCTTTCCCTCCCAACTATTAATACATTGGCACGTTCAAGTTCACGAAATATTCCATGATTAGTGCATATTTAGACTTCTGATATGAAAATGCATTCTAAGTGATTATAATCCTGAAAATGTGAGAAGTAAAACTATATATCATGGCTGACTAAACACATAATGCTTAACATATAATTGGAACTAGATATTAACTGGTACAGACAATCATTTGTGCTTGACTTGCATCTATATGAAGCTCAAGAATGCTCACCAGGGACTTCATCCCTTTGTTTCCCTCGCACCATCCTTTGCCGAAGATATACACTCTCTGGCCAGAAAAACAcaggaaaagcaaaaataatattACAACGTTGATAAATTTTCACTGCCTACAGAGCAAATAGGGGTCATCTGATGATgtaccaataaaataaaaataatcatatagGTTGGCACTGAAGATATTCTGAAAAGGAAAGAGCTAAAATTTAAGTTTTCTTTCTGGTAATTCATctttatgaaagaaaagtaCAAATCAAAGTTATTTCTCGTCTGCATCTTAACTTTGACCACCTCTGGACGAGCAGTGTACATGGACGATTTAAAGCATGGTATTTATTTTCCCCTCCcctttctcaaaatgataagTCGAAGGCTATACTTCTGTTGAAGTATATAGGCCTAGTGCAAGTGATCCATTGGATCATGTGGACCTCCCTATCCAATCAACTACATGCTAATGCCTAATGCATCGGATGGATGGCATAATTACTCGAATAATTGAGCGATTTAAGTGGGTGGACTTGGATCGCATGAGGTGGTAACATGGTGCTCTAGAATTGCACAAGTATCTCCTTGTAAGTTTTCTAAGGATGATAGCCAGCATATCCATTTTCCCAGAGAAGGTAATTTCAGAGGTTTGATGTTGTCTAATGTGCTCGactttttcctccaaaagaagggGCCATGTTTTCCCTCAGAACCATTCCAAGCTACCGATCCCTCAGAACCATTCCAACCATACCTGATCGGTAGCTTTTATCACCCACCTTCAAATTTGGTACTGTCCATAAAGTTTAATCCACCAATCAGGTAATGATTGGAGAAAACCATCTTGGATGCAAATTTGCGCAatccaagatctccataatcAGAACAAAAATATGcataattgattaaaatttgCGGAATttcaagatctccataacttgATTGTTTTGGATTAGAATGATTAATAATGCACacatgttttgggatccattgttcttgaagtgAAATTATTCTCCTTTATTACCCTCCCTCAATGAGCCCCTCACCTTTAGCGATATGTTAACACTCCTTATTGTGTGAGGATATGAATTAGGGTTACAGGAGAAACTTAAACGCTATTTATAGAATTTCCAACCAGGCTCCATCATTAACTCCATGCCTTCTATTACGGGGGCTCCACTCAACCCGGCCCATATTAGTCCGATcacatattagattaattaagaaagTTTCTATCCCACTTTAGAccaatcaattaatatagtttagttaagaaaactcttacaaaCCATATAGcccaaaaaaaggggaaaaaaaaaactaaaatggcCCAAgtccataaaaattaattgcatgctGACTTTTCTCGATCCTTCATATCAAGCAGACCTGTGAGAGAGGGAAAGGTCCACCTCCTCTTACAGTTCAAGAGCCACGTTAGAAGCTTTGCTACTCCTTGAACGGAGTCAACGACAGTGCATAGGTAGATCATGTCAGGCtccctctgtttttctttcatttttgtgctAGT
The nucleotide sequence above comes from Eucalyptus grandis isolate ANBG69807.140 chromosome 2, ASM1654582v1, whole genome shotgun sequence. Encoded proteins:
- the LOC104425169 gene encoding LOW QUALITY PROTEIN: pyruvate, phosphate dikinase, chloroplastic (The sequence of the model RefSeq protein was modified relative to this genomic sequence to represent the inferred CDS: inserted 2 bases in 2 codons), producing MESRTNGHACADSSVNNNASLEKKRVYIFGKGWCEGNKGMKSLLGGKGANLAEMASIGLSVPPGLTISTEACREYLLNEKKLPDGLWDEVLTALERVEKEMGASLGDRSKPLLLSVRSGAAISMPGMMDTILNLGLNDEVVAGLALKSGERFAYDSYRRFLDMFGNVVLGISHSSFEEKLEMLKNAKGVDHDTDLSASDLKDLVEEYKKIYTRVKGVEFPSDPKTQLELAIKAVFDSWDNPRAIKYRSINQIMGLKGTAVNIQCMVFGNMGNSSGTGVLFTRNPSTGDKKLYGEFLINAQGEDVVAGIRTPQDLDSMKNCMPEAYNELVENCEILEAHYKDMMDIEFTVQENKLWMLQCRTGKRTGAGAVKIAVDMVKEGLIDKHTAIKMVESQHLNQLLHPQFDKPSAYKDKVVARGLPASPGAAVGQVVFSAEDAEAWHAEGKQVILVRTETSPEDVGGMHAAAGILTARGGMTSHAAVVARGWGKCCISGCSDLRVDDIGKILVIGDLVIKEGEWISLNGSTGEVILGKQLLSPPALSRDLETFMSWADEMRHLKVMANADTPEDAATARKNGAQGIGLCRTEHMFFASEERIKVMRKMIMAVTPEQRKAALNLLLPFQRSDFGGIFRAMDGLPVTIRXLDPPLHEFLPEGHIEDIVSELTAETGVSQEEILSKIEKLSEVNPMLGLRGCRLGISCPELTEMQARAIFEASLLVSKEGITVHPEIMVPLVGTPQELEHQVNLIQSVAKKVFSEIGSSISYEVGTMIEVPRACFVADEIAKNAEFFSFGTNDLTQMAFGYSRDDVGKFLPTYLSEGILQTDPFEVLDRKGVGELIKIAIEKGRKARPSLKVGICGEHXGEPSSVAFFAEVGLDYVSCSPFRVPIARLAAAQVAA